Proteins co-encoded in one Corynebacterium lujinxingii genomic window:
- a CDS encoding helix-turn-helix domain-containing protein: MSEKDTTTAVAPRFYTLQELADLGVGSESTLRKAIKEGRLSFHRFGTAYRIRQDDLDAYLAAARRPAPQLFDGFVDAVVNAAPQLTDEQRQQLVTVLGGVKH, encoded by the coding sequence ATGTCCGAAAAGGACACGACTACCGCCGTCGCGCCACGCTTTTACACGCTGCAGGAACTCGCCGATCTCGGCGTCGGCTCCGAGTCCACGTTGCGAAAAGCTATTAAAGAGGGCCGTCTTTCATTCCACCGTTTCGGCACCGCCTATCGGATTCGCCAAGACGATCTCGACGCCTACCTCGCGGCCGCACGCCGCCCTGCCCCGCAGCTATTCGACGGCTTCGTCGATGCCGTCGTGAATGCAGCGCCCCAACTGACAGATGAGCAGCGCCAGCAGCTCGTCACGGTGCTGGGCGGTGTGAAGCACTAA